A stretch of Cryptococcus decagattii chromosome 7, complete sequence DNA encodes these proteins:
- a CDS encoding asparagine-tRNA ligase, which translates to MTEQKPSVVGQAQDVVSKLASTVTDTLKLSEDQKSGLPVIYIDEKTGSDTEGTGAELSPFASPLAAYQSFSPSPEADANPSSVATFMVRKADSVERNDWVELSASAKKKLVKSIGGWRKAEAKLAAEGERLEKQRQEQAEKDRLRREEAKNVVLVDDPSKESKSTKIWAVPELVGKRVRLHGWVHRFRPQKTNFFVVLRDGSGFLQCILTGDCIRTVDALDLSLESTVEVVGTVEKVKEGQTAPGGVELAVDYWKIIGKAPTGAEAIESRLQPDTDASIRADLRHLELRGEIAASVMRFRALFLRALRESFNKRRITEVTPPCMVQTSVEGGSTLFEFDYYGSKAYLTQSSQLYLETVLPSLGDVYCIQESFRAEKSLTRRHLSEYTHLEAELVFIKFKDLLDHIEDMICEVIDTLLADPVASEIIKTLNPEFVPPQRPFVRLDYCDAIKYLNEHGIMREDGEDHVVGDDIAEAAERKMTDQINKPIMLINFPKALKSFYMKALEDAPDFTESVDVLVPGVGEVVGGSMRISDLEELMAGYRREDIPADPYYWFTDQRKYGTTEHGGYGLGVERCLAWILKRYTVRECSLYPRFMGRATP; encoded by the exons ATGACAGAACAAAAGCCGTCAGTCGTGGGACAGGCGCAAGACGTCGTCTCCAAACTCGCCAGCACTGTCACCGACACCCTCAAATTGAGCGAGGACCAAAAGTCTG GCCTTCCCGTCATCTACATTGATGAGAAGACCGGGTCTGACACCGAGGGAACCGGCGCCGAGCTCTCCCCTTTTGCTTCACCTCTCGCCGCCTACCAATCTTTCAGCCCTTCTCCTGAGGCTGATGCCAACCCTTCCTCGGTGGCTACCTTCATGGTCCGCAAGGCCGACTCTGTTGAGCGCAACGACTGGGTTGAGCTTTCTGCGTCcgccaagaagaagcttgtGAAGAGCATTGGTGGCTGGAGGAAAGCCGAAGCCAAGCTCGCTGCTGAAGGTGAGAGGCTTGAGAAGCAGAGACAGGAACAGGCCGAGAAGGACAGGCTtaggagagaagaagccAAAAATGTTGTTCTTGTCGATGACCCTTCCAAGGAGTCCAAGTCT ACCAAGATCTGGGCCGTGCCCGAGCTCGTTGGCAAGCGAGTTCGTCTCCATGGTTGGGTCCACCGATTCCGGCCTCAAAAGACCAACTTCTTCGTTGTTCTTCGAGATGGTTCTGGATTCCTCCAATGTATCCTCACTGGTGACTGTATCCGTACCGTTGACGCCCTCGACTTGAGCCTTGAGTCCACTGTCGAGGTTGTCGGTACTGTTGAAAAGGTCAAGGAAGGACAAACTGCCCCCGGTGGTGTCGAATTGGCTGTGGACTACTGGAAGATCATTGGCAAGGCTCCCACTGGTGCCGAGGCTATTGAATCTCGACTCCAACCT GACACTGATGCATCTATCCGAGCGGACCTTCGACATCTCGAACTCCGTGGTGAAATCGCCGCCTCTGTTATGCGATTCCGtgccctcttcctccgtGCTTTACGAGAGAGCTTCAACAAGCGCCGAATCACCGAGGTCACTCCCCCATGTATGGTCCAAACCTCTGTCGAGGGTGGTTCTACTCTTTTCGAATTTGACTACTACGGATCCAAGGCCTACCTCACTCAAAGTAGTCAGCTCTACCTCGAGACTGTTTTGCCTAGTTTGGGTGACGTCTACTGTATCCAGGAAAGTTTCAGGGCTGAGAAGAGTTTGACTAGAAG ACATTTGTCCGAATACACTCACCTCGAAGCCGAGTTGGTGTTCATCAAGTTCAAGGACTTGCTTGACCACATCGAAGACATG ATCTGCGAGGTCATTGACACTCTCCTCGCCGATCCTGTTGCTTCCGAGATCATCAAGACCCTTAACCCCGAATTTGTCCCTCCTCAACGTCCCTTTGTCCGACTCGATTACTGTGATGCCATCAAGTACCTCAACGAACACGGCATCATGCGAGAAGACGGCGAGGACCACGTTGTGGGCGATGACATTGCCGAGGCCGCTGAGCGAAAGATGACCGACCAAATCAACAAGCCCATCATGCTTATCAACTTCCCCAAGGCACTCAAGTCCTTCTACATGAAGGCTTTGGAAGACGCTCCCGACTTTACTGAGAGTGTCGATGTGCTTGTTCCTGGTGTTGGTGAGGTTGTCGGTGGCAGTATGAGGATCAGCGATTTGGAGGAGTTGATGGCCGGCTACAGGAGAGAAGATATCCCTGCCGACCCTTACTACTGGTTCACTGACCAGAGGAAGTATGGTACTACCGAGCACGGTGGTTACGGTTTG GGTGTTGAGCGATGCCTCGCTTGGATCCTCAAGCGATACACTGTCCGGGAATGTTCCCTTTACCCTCGTTTCATGGGCCGTGCTACTCCTTAG